In Exiguobacterium sp. 9-2, the genomic window TTCAAGTTGTTTTCCGATGCTTTGTGGATATGAAGCATCCGACCGTCTGGCTCTTTGCGTGTCGACGGAACAGGAATGAACTTCTTCCCGGACAAATATTGACCAGTCAACGAGTTCGCATCCTGCATCAACTCTTCCGGTTTTCCGGCTGCTGTGACGAATCCACCATGATCCCCGGCACCTGGTCCGATATCGATCAAGTAGTCGGCTGCCATCATCGTATCTTCATCGTGTTCGACGACGATCAGCGTATTGCCGAGATCACGCATCGCCTTCAGCGTATTGATCAGACGATCATTATCGCGTTGGTGTAAGCCGATCGATGGTTCATCCAGAACGTAGAGGACGCCCGTCAGACGCGAACCGATTTGTGTCGCAAGACGAATCCGTTGCGCTTCCCCACCGGATAATGTCCCCGCTGCGCGTGAGATCGTCAGGTAATCGAGACCGACGTTCTCAAGGAACGACGCCCGTTCATGAATCTCACGGACGATCATCCGCGAAATCGTCTGATCCTTCTCACTTAATTTCTCCGGTAGTTCGTCGAAGAACATGACCGCTTGTTTAACAGACATCTTCGTCACTTCACCGATATGGTGATCGGATACTTTGACGGCGAGCGATTCCCGTTTCAAGCGATGTCCTTTACACGTCGGACACGCCTTCTTCGCCATGTAGCCTTCCATCTGTTCCCGGATATAATCAGACGACGTCTCCTTGAAGCGACGTTGTAAGTTATTGAGAACTCCTTCGAAGTAGAGGTTCGTATTTCGGACCATCCCGAAGTCATTCTCATAACGGAAGTGAATCTCTTCCTTCGTGTTTCCGTTCAAGATCGTTTCGCGATGTTCTTCTGACAATTGTTCGAACGGTGTATCCATATCGATTTTAAAGTGGTCACACACCGCTTTGAGCAATTGTGGATAATACTGCGAGCTCGTTGGTTCCCACGCCACGATTGCCCCTTCGTTCAATGACTTATCGGGATGCGGCACGACGAGATCAACATCGACCTCAAGCTTCGTTCCGAGACCATCACATGACGTACAAGCACCAAACGGTGAGTTGAACGAGAACATCCGTGGTTCGAGTTCGCCGATTGAGAAGCCACAAATTGGACAAGCATGATGTTCACTGAACAATAGTTCGTTGCCGTCCATCGTATCGACGATGACCCGACCATCCGCGAGGCGAAGTGCAGTCTCAAGTGAGTCCGCAAGACGGGCTTCGACGTCTGGTCGCACGACGACACGGTCGACGACGACTTCGATCGAGTGTTTCTTGTTTTTCTCAAGCGTGATCTCTTCGGCGAGATCCATCGTCTCTCCGTTGACACGGACGCGGACGAAACCTTCCTTCTTCAAATCGTCGAGCACCTTGACGTGCGTTCCTTTGCGTCCGGAAACGATTGGCGCGAGAATTTGCAGACGCGTCCGCTCTGGTTGTTCCATCACTTGGTCGACCATCTGACTAATCGTCTGGCTCGAAATCTCGATTCCGTGATTCGGACAGATCGGCTTCCCGATCCGTGCGTATAACAGACGCAAGTAGTCATAAATCTCCGTGACCGTTCCGACCGTCGAACGTGGGTTTTTACTCGTCGTCTTTTGATCGATCGAAATTGCCGGACTCAGTCCTTCAATCGTATCGACATCCGGTTTATCCATTTGTCCGAGGAATTGACGAGCATAGGCAGACAAACTTTCGACATAACGACGTTGTCCTTCAGCATAAATCGTATCGAAGGCAAGCGACGATTTCCCCGATCCAGACAAGCCCGTCAAGACGACGAGCTGATCGCGGGGGATTTCGACATCGATGTTTTGTAGATTATTGACGCGAGCGCCTTTGATGATAATCTGATTCTTCTTTTCTCCCAACTTAGGCACCTGCTTTCAATTCTAATATGAGATCGCGGAGCTCGGCAGCTCGTTCGAACTGCATGTCCTTCGCCGCTTGACGCATCTCTTGGTCGAGCTGTTCAAGCAACGTTTCGCGCTCCGGTTTTTTAAGTTTGTTGAACTTCTCGAGTTTTTCGACGGTATCGTCGCTCTCGATCGTCGTACTGATAACACCACGCACGTCTTTTTTGATCGTCTGCGGCGTGATGCCATGTTCTTCGTTGAACGCCATCTGGATCGCGCGACGACGTTCCGTCTCATCGATCGCCCGTTGCATCGAATCGGTGACTTTATCAGCAAACAAGATGACGTGTCCTTCCGAGTTCCGAGCCGCCCGACCAATCGTTTGAATCAGCGAACGGTCCGACCGGAGGAACCCTTCCTTATCAGCATCAAGAATCGTCACGAGTGAGACTTCCGGAATATCGAGTCCTTCTCGTAACAAGTTGATCCCGACGAGGACATCGTATTTCCCGAGCCTCAAGTCACGTATGATTTCAATCCGTTCCAGCGTCTTGATCTCCGAGTGCATGTAGTTGACCTTGACGCCATTCTCTTTCAAGTAATCGGTCAAATCTTCTGCCATCTTCTTCGTCAGTGTCGTGACGAGAACACGTTCGTTCTTCGCGACCCGGTCACGGATGTTATCCATCAAGTAATCGATTTGTCCTGTGATCGGATGAATCTCGATCGTTGGATCAACGAGACCGGTCGGACGGATGATTTGCTCGACCATCTCTTTCGAATGTTCGAGTTCATACGGTCCTGGTGTCGCCGAGATATAGATCGCCTGACTGACTTTTTCCTCGAACTCCTCGAACCGTAACGGACGGTTGTCTTTTGCCGACGGAAGACGGAAACCGTGATCGACGAGGACTTGTTTCCGTGCCTGGTCCCCGTTATACATCCCGCGAATTTGTGGCAATGTGACGTGTGACTCATCGGCAACGAGTAAAAAGTCCTTCGGGAAGTAATCGAGCAATGTATACGGTGTTGCCCCTTCCGGCATCAAGTTCAAGTGACGCGAGTAGTTCTCGATTCCGGAACAATAGCCCATCTCACGCATCATCTCAAGATCGTAGTTCGTCCGTTGTTCGAGCCGTTGCGCTTCAAGCAACTGATTGTCTTCACGTAACTTCGCAAGCTGCACTTCAAGTTCCTTCTCGATGTTCGCGATCGCTTTCTGTAGACGGGTATCCCCCGTCACGAAGTGGGACGCCGGGAAGATCGAGATGTGCTCGCGGTCCGCGACGATCTCACCTGTCAGCGGATCCATGTCACGGATCCGTTCAATCTCGTCACCGAAGAACTCGACCCGGACACACTGTTCGTCGCGTGACGCCGGGAAGATTTCGACGACGTCTCCGCGGACGCGGAACCGTCCGCGCTGGAAGTCGATGTCGTTTCGCTCATACTGGATGTCGATCAGACGGCGAAGCATCTCGTTTCGCCCCATCTCATTGCCGACACGCAGGGATAAGACGTGGTTGTTGTACTCTTCCGGATTACCGAGACCATAGATACACGAAACGGACGCGACGATCAAGACGTCTTCCCGTTCGAACAAGGCGGACGTTGCCGAGTGACGCAACTTATCGATCTCATCGTTGATCGAAGAGTCCTTCTCAATGAACGTATCCGTCGACGGAACGTACGCTTCCGGTTGGTAATAATCATAAAAACTAACGAAGTATTCGACCGCGTTGTTCGGGAAGAATTCCTTGAACTCCGAGTAGAGTTGTCCCGCTAGTGTTTTGTTATGGGCAAGGACGAGCGTCGGTTTCTTGATTTCCTTGATGACGTTCGAGACCGTGAACGTCTTCCCGGTACCGGTCGCCCCAAGCAACGTCTGATGTCGTTCGCCTTGTTTTAGCCCAGTCACCAATTTTTCGATTGCCGTTGGCTGATCACCGCCTGGTTCAAATGGTGAAACGAGTTCAAAATCCATCGTTTGCTTCCCCCTCATCACGTTAAAAAATCTATTTCTATTGTATCACTTTACGAACAAACATTCGATTATGAAGTGCTCCTTTTAGGAAGTTACCCTTTTTTTCGAAAATGCAAAAGTTTCTTTTTACTTCGAGTGCTGATCTTCGATTTTTCTGCCGACAAAAAAATCCCTGTCACGGCTGTTCCGTGACAGGGATGTACTAGTTTAATGCAAAGAGCGTACCTTCGTCCGACCGTGGACCGGTTCGTTGACGAAGAGGATACCGAGCTCATGATGATCTTGTTCATAAAAGGCACGTTGCGCAAAACGGATGTCTCCGTTATGGTTCATGACTTCAAGACGCAGATACGGTTTGTGTTTTTGGATGGCTTCATAGAACGATGCTTCCGAGTCGACCTTTTCACCGTTGACCTTATAGATCGCTTCACCCGGAATCAAGCCCATCTCGGCAGCTGGTTTATCAGGTAGCGTTCCGAGAATGACGGCACCACGCGTTCCATTGAGGAACAACGGCGTTTGCGCCCGGTTCAAGCGTTTGACCCGCTGGTGCAACAAAATGTGCAGGACGAGCAACAAGACGATTCCGTAGAGCCATTCAGCTTGACCAGTCACGTACGCAAGAACCGTCAATAAAACTGCAACAAGACTCGTGATCAAACGTCCTTGAACGAGCGGACGCATCAATTCTTTCGGCAACTTACCCGTAAAGAGGAAACTGAAACCGATCGGTAACCAGAGAACGACCGGAACGAGTTCCGGGAAGCTGTAACGTGGCCACCAGGCTTCAAGCACGTCGCCCGGAACAAAGACGAGCAAAGGCAATAGCCAAAGTTTATTTGCCGACAGCCCACCGATGAAGCGACCGCGCTTTGAGACGACGAGTGACGGTGACAGACGCCGTTGCCCGCGCCACCAGACGAAGAGACATTCCGCGACGAGCGTTAACGTCGCAAGCAATAAAATCATTTTCGGCTCAACCGCTCGAACCGGATCAAGACGTGAATCCATTAGGAACCAGCCGGCAAGTCCAAGCAAGACGATCGGCCAGAGTGGCAGGTTCAAACGAACGACACCAATCAACAGCAGGACGCTCGAAAGTCCAAGCAACAGTAGAGCGTACTGCGGTGTCACTGTCAATCCGAGCCATCCGCTGACGACGGACAAGACGAGACCGACGAGTAGGCCTGGTAAAAGTGTTTCGAGGACATCGCTTCGTTT contains:
- the uvrA gene encoding excinuclease ABC subunit UvrA; this encodes MGEKKNQIIIKGARVNNLQNIDVEIPRDQLVVLTGLSGSGKSSLAFDTIYAEGQRRYVESLSAYARQFLGQMDKPDVDTIEGLSPAISIDQKTTSKNPRSTVGTVTEIYDYLRLLYARIGKPICPNHGIEISSQTISQMVDQVMEQPERTRLQILAPIVSGRKGTHVKVLDDLKKEGFVRVRVNGETMDLAEEITLEKNKKHSIEVVVDRVVVRPDVEARLADSLETALRLADGRVIVDTMDGNELLFSEHHACPICGFSIGELEPRMFSFNSPFGACTSCDGLGTKLEVDVDLVVPHPDKSLNEGAIVAWEPTSSQYYPQLLKAVCDHFKIDMDTPFEQLSEEHRETILNGNTKEEIHFRYENDFGMVRNTNLYFEGVLNNLQRRFKETSSDYIREQMEGYMAKKACPTCKGHRLKRESLAVKVSDHHIGEVTKMSVKQAVMFFDELPEKLSEKDQTISRMIVREIHERASFLENVGLDYLTISRAAGTLSGGEAQRIRLATQIGSRLTGVLYVLDEPSIGLHQRDNDRLINTLKAMRDLGNTLIVVEHDEDTMMAADYLIDIGPGAGDHGGFVTAAGKPEELMQDANSLTGQYLSGKKFIPVPSTRKEPDGRMLHIHKASENNLKNVDVDIPLGLFVAVTGVSGSGKSTLINEILYKTIAHEMNRAKEKPGAHKGITGLDQIDKVIDIDQSPIGRTPRSNPATYTGVFDDIRDVFASTNEAKLRGYKKGRFSFNIKGGRCEACRGDGIIKIEMHFLPDVYVPCEVCHGKRYNRETLEVKYKGKTIADVLEMTVEDALAFFENIPKITRKLQTIADVGLTYMRLGQPATELSGGEAQRVKLASELHKRSTGKTIYILDEPTTGLHVHDIARLLKVLQRLVDNGDTVLVIEHNLDVIKTADYLIDLGPEGGDGGGTIVAAGTPEHIAEVEASYTGRYLAPVLERDAARIES
- the uvrB gene encoding excinuclease ABC subunit UvrB, with the protein product MDFELVSPFEPGGDQPTAIEKLVTGLKQGERHQTLLGATGTGKTFTVSNVIKEIKKPTLVLAHNKTLAGQLYSEFKEFFPNNAVEYFVSFYDYYQPEAYVPSTDTFIEKDSSINDEIDKLRHSATSALFEREDVLIVASVSCIYGLGNPEEYNNHVLSLRVGNEMGRNEMLRRLIDIQYERNDIDFQRGRFRVRGDVVEIFPASRDEQCVRVEFFGDEIERIRDMDPLTGEIVADREHISIFPASHFVTGDTRLQKAIANIEKELEVQLAKLREDNQLLEAQRLEQRTNYDLEMMREMGYCSGIENYSRHLNLMPEGATPYTLLDYFPKDFLLVADESHVTLPQIRGMYNGDQARKQVLVDHGFRLPSAKDNRPLRFEEFEEKVSQAIYISATPGPYELEHSKEMVEQIIRPTGLVDPTIEIHPITGQIDYLMDNIRDRVAKNERVLVTTLTKKMAEDLTDYLKENGVKVNYMHSEIKTLERIEIIRDLRLGKYDVLVGINLLREGLDIPEVSLVTILDADKEGFLRSDRSLIQTIGRAARNSEGHVILFADKVTDSMQRAIDETERRRAIQMAFNEEHGITPQTIKKDVRGVISTTIESDDTVEKLEKFNKLKKPERETLLEQLDQEMRQAAKDMQFERAAELRDLILELKAGA
- a CDS encoding PDZ domain-containing protein yields the protein MRVELLDEIGWTAISLIASPTLWLALLVSWVIGIRRVKRERGLFRSRTHGKRSDVLETLLPGLLVGLVLSVVSGWLGLTVTPQYALLLLGLSSVLLLIGVVRLNLPLWPIVLLGLAGWFLMDSRLDPVRAVEPKMILLLATLTLVAECLFVWWRGQRRLSPSLVVSKRGRFIGGLSANKLWLLPLLVFVPGDVLEAWWPRYSFPELVPVVLWLPIGFSFLFTGKLPKELMRPLVQGRLITSLVAVLLTVLAYVTGQAEWLYGIVLLLVLHILLHQRVKRLNRAQTPLFLNGTRGAVILGTLPDKPAAEMGLIPGEAIYKVNGEKVDSEASFYEAIQKHKPYLRLEVMNHNGDIRFAQRAFYEQDHHELGILFVNEPVHGRTKVRSLH